In Nostoc edaphicum CCNP1411, the sequence CACCACCACGGTTATAAGGAGGCTCGTTAAAAATACTTGGTCTGGGATTTAGCGTTCCACCACTATTCTGTGCTATTTGTTGGCGTTTGGTATTACCCTTTTGTACTTCGGAAGTAGCCTCAGCAGGTGTGTATTGAGCGTTTGCTTGAAGGCGTTGTCCCTGGTTATAAGGGGCTTCGTTGAAAATACTAGGATTAGGATTTAGTGCCGATTTCGCATCAGATGGTAAAGTAGTGAGGACGCTGAAACTAGTAAATCCCGCTATGCCTGCTAACGTAGTCAGCAATTTGGTGTAATTTGTCTTCATAAATTTTGTTTGTCTTTTTGTCCACACATTACATAAAGATTTATAACATTTTGCTAGGCACAAAATCTAACCCAAGAGGGAAGTAAGATTTTTCACCAGAATAATTTGTGCTGGTGAGGTAAAATATCTAACTCCGGCTCACGCTCACATGTATGAAACATATCTAGCATATTTTTTATATAAATTGAGCAAATTTTCTCAATGACACCAAATAAGTAGTTAAAAAGCCCCATTGGTGTAGCGTCAGATATAAGAAAGTGTGAAAATCTTACATCTACAAGTTATGAATTACAATAGGCTTGGAGAAAGATTCTACTTAAAAGCCAATTTATATACAAATCTGTACGTAAAATAGTAGTTTCACAAATCCTGCATCCCAGATGCAAGAAGGCTATATCTCTGAATTAATCATTGATTATTCAACAAAAGTACAGAAATTAATTACCTAAATATCTCAATAGTCCGACGGTGACAGAAATTCAACTAACGACTGAAGACTTGCGACTGAGGGGTTAGGTTTATTTATGTATGCCGAATTAAATAATTTAATTATTTGATATTTGAATCAATTAGAAAATAATATTTTTTTAATCGATAATTTTGCCAAAAATCAGGCATCCGTTCAACGCTGATGTCAATTAAATAGACAACTAAGCAACTAACGCCAATACAAATTACTTTAACTAAAGATACAATTGTTAAAGTTAACAAAGTTGAGCAGTTACAAGGTATACAATATGCTGGAATTATACCAATGGGAACTCTCTCAATACTCAGAGAAAGTGCGCCTAATTCTAGATTTTAAAGGACTAGATTACCGCAAAATAGAAGTAACGCCTGGGATTGGACAGGTAGAACTGTTCCGGCTGACTGGTCAGAAACAAGTCCCAGTATTAAAGGATCGTAATAGATACATTGCGGATTCTACGGAAATAGCTAAGTATTTAGACTTAGAGTACCCCGATCGCCCAATAATACCGCAAGATCCTAAAAAACGCGGTTTAACTTTATTAATAGAAGAATGGGCTGATGAGTCCATAGGCATTAAAGGTCGCAAAGCACTATTTGCAGCCGTAAGTCAAGATCAAAATTTCCGTAAGTCTTTATTACCCACCTCAACACCAGATATATTTAAAAGTCTAGTTGGAGGAGTACCTAGCGACTTACTGACAGTGTTGGGTTTTGGCGTAGGTTACAGCCCAGATGTGATTCAGTCAGCGATCGCATCTTTAAAACAAGACTTGGAAGCCTTAACATTATTATTGGCAGATAGTCCTTATTTAACAGGAGATGAGCCGACTTTAGCTGACTTGGCAGTAGCCGGATTATCGATATTGCTAAAGTTTCCCTCTGGCCCCTATCTGGATTTACCAGCTTCTATCAGAGGTAAAGGATTACCAATATTTTCAGAGAATATAGATTATGAACCATTCTTTACCTGGCGCGATCGCCTTTACGCCCAATTCCGCAGACCATTAATCAGTACTACTTCAGCAACAGGGAGTGCGCCAACTTCGATTCAGATTGATTAGATAATGGGCATGGGGCATGGGGCATGGGGCATAGGTAGAGAATGACAAATGACCAATGACCAATGACAAATGACAAATGACAAATGACTAATCAGATGAATTCGGGACAGCCATTAGGTTCGGTCATTCAAGGTTCTCTAACTGAAGGTTTAGAAGTACGATTGCATCCTGACATTTCTGTGGAAGATATGCGAGTAGGTAAATTTCTCGTTGTCCAAGGGATGCGATCGCGTTTTTTTTGTATGCTGACAGATGTAGCATTGGGAGCCGCTAATGCAAGAATTATTGCTAATCCCCCCAGTTGGGAAGACACTTTTTTACGAGATGTTTTAGCCGGAAGCGGTACTTATGGTACTATCAACCTCGCGCCGATGTTGATGTTCACTCCCGAATCTGAAGAATCTTTCTCTCCAACAAATGGCAAATCGGCAAATCCCTTTCTCCCATCAGTGAAGGGTTTGGCTTCATTTGTGCCACAAACCAGCACAACGATGGAATTGTTACCTGTTAAAACTATTCCTAGCCACTTTAGTCAAGTTTACGAAGCCAGTGTTGACGATTTTCGTCGGGTATTTGGTTGGGAAGATGACCCCCAAAGGCGTAATTTTTCCATCGGCAAACCTTTGGATATGGATGTGCCCGTTTGTATCGATTTAAACCGCTTTGTGGAACGGAGTAATGGGGTTTTTGGAAAATCTGGTACTGGTAAATCCTTTCTGACACGGTTACTTTTAGCTGGTGTTATCCGTAAAAATGCGGCAGTAAATTTGATTTTTGATATGCACTCTGAGTATGGCTGGGAAGCTGTTGCAGAAGGTAAGAATGTCAATACTGTTAAGGGACTAAAGCAATTATTTCCTAGTAAGGTTGAAGTTTACACTCTCGACCCGGAATCGACAAAGCGCCGGGGTGTGCGTGATGCTCAAGAACTTTATTTGAGTTATGAGCAAATTGAAGTTGAAGATATTAAATTATGTAGTCGAGATTTAGGACTCTCTGACGCAGCCTTAGATAACGCCAATATTCTATATAGCGAATTTGGCAAGTCTTGGATTGTCCAGTTGCTAAATATGACTAACGAAGAAATCGAGATGTTCTGCGACGAGAAGCGCGGACACAAAGGCTCGATTATGGCATTGCAGCGCAAACTCTTGCGGATGGATAGCTTGAAGTATATGCGAGCAGTTTGCCCACAGAATTACATTAGTAAAATTGTCCAGTGTCTGGAATCTGGGAAGAATGTTGTGATAGAATTTGGTTCCCAGTCTAATATGCTCTCTTATATGTTGGTGACAAACATGATCACCAGGCGGATTCATGAGCATTACGTCAAGAAAGCAGATAAATTTTTGCAAAGCAAAAATCCTAACGATCGCCCCACACCATTGATGATTACCATTGAAGAGGCGCACCGTTTTCTTGATCCAGCGATCGTACAAAGTACAATCTTTGGGACTATTGCTCGTGAATTGCGAAAGTACTTTGTCACACTTTTGGTAGTTGATCAACGTCCGTCGGGCATAGATAATGAAGTTATGTCCCAGATCGGGACTCGCATTACCGCTTTGTTGAATGATGAAAAAGACATTGACGCAATTTTTACAGGTGTATCTGGTGGTAGCGGACTGCGATCGGTGTTGGCAAAGTTAGACTCGAAGCAACAAGCTTTAATATTGGGTCACGCTGTTCCTATGCCAGTAGTAGTGCGTACCCGGCCTTATGACGCAACTTTTTACGAAGAAATTGGTGAGCCAGCCTGGGAAGAAAAACCTGACGCAGAAGTATTCGCAGCGGCTGAACTAGCCAAAGCTGACCTTGGTTTCTAGATTGTCATTTGTCAGTTGTCATTTGTCATTTGCAAACAACCAATGACCAATGACCAATGACCAATGACTAATTCGTAACATCCCTCCATACTGACAGCAAATTAAGTTCGGTTATCCGGCTAGTTTTTGGCAACAGAAGAGGGGTTTTTGGCGTCACTATAGATATAGTCAGTAATTTCAAGGAAGTTTAATTTTTTTGCAAACGGGCAATTTTGAATTATAATTACGGGCTTTATCTTAAGATACTTTACTATCTGCCTGATTTATCGTACTATAAAGCTAAGTAGAACTCATACCGACTTCGGATTTACCAGTTACCATAACTGCCCAAAAGAAGAATTCTCCAAAACAACCAGTGTGCTTATAAAAGATTAGATTGAAAATTTAGGAAAGGTAGGGGAACCTATCATTGGGAGCTTACCGTCTTAACAACGGCTGTATCAATTGATTAATTGCTTTTGGTAGCTCCCGATATTTCGTGATAGATGTACTACTTTTTCCAACCCATTTTAGTAAGAAAACATACATTTTATTTACGGAGTAGAGGACATCGCACCAATGCCTACTGTCAATACCCAAACGGAAAACCTCAACACCAAATTCACGGCTGATATGGTGCGAACCTATCTGCGAGAAATTGGTCGTGTAGCACTACTAACCCGTGAGCAAGAAATTGTCTTTGGGAAGCAGGTGCAACAAATGATGACGCTCATTGACGCCAAGGAAGCTTTGGCGAAGAAGTTGCAACGCGAACCGAGTTCACAAGAGTGGGCTGATCACGTTCAAAAATCGGAAACCGAGATCCAACAAACTGTGGCGCAAGGTAAGCGGGCAAAGCAAAAAATGATCGAAGCGAATTTGCGCTTGGTTGTTGCTATTGCTAAAAAGTACCAAAAGCGGAATATGGAGTTTCTGGATTTAATCCAGGAAGGAACACTAGGATTAGAGCGGGGTGTGGAGAAATTTGACCCAATGAGGGGTTATAAATTCTCGACTTATGCTTACTGGTGGATTCGCCAAGCGATTACCCGTGCGATCGCTCAACAAGGTCGTACTATCCGCTTACCCATCCATATTACCGAGAAACTGAACAAAATCAAAAAAGTGCAACGCGAGTTGGCTCAAACCTTGGGGCGATCGCCGACTCCAGCGGAAATTGCCAAAGAACTGGAACTCGAACCTGCTCAGATTCGGGAGTACCTGAATATGGCGCGTCAACCAGTGTCTTTGGATGTTAAAGTTGGCGATAACCAGGATACTGAGTTGCAAGAAATGCTCGAAGATAACGGCCCATCACCAGAGTATTACACCAACCAGGAATTCTTACGCCAAGACTTGAACAACCTGCTAGCAGAACTAACACCGCAACAGCGAGAAGTTGTAGCTTTACGCTTTGGTTTAGAAGATGGTAACGAAATGTCATTGGCGAAAGTAGGTGAGAGATTGAATCTCAGCCGTGAACGTGTGCGCCAGTTAGAGCATCAAGCTTTGGCTCATCTGCGTCGCCGTCGTGCCAATGTTAAAGAATACGTTGCTAGTTAAAACCAGAGACGCGAAATCCCGCGTCTCTACACCACCTTGGTGATGCGCCTCCTGAATTTAGGGGGCGATTTTTTTTGCGGAAAACTTAGCGGCGAAAGCGGAGGCCAATAAAGATTAGTACAGCAAAAAAGACACCTATGCCTACACTCCACCCAAAAACTTCAGCCCGAAAGCGGAGATGTTGTTGATAATCGTTAGGCTGGGCGAGAATGACGGCGGAGGCTATTTGGCTGGTAGCGAGTCCAACACCTGCGATCGCTATAGTTGTATTGAGAGTGCGATCGCTTTTGGTTTGCTCTAGGTCGATAATACCTTGGATGGTGTTATTGAGATTTTGCAGCAAGGTTAATCCAGGGCTGAGAATCGCATAATCTGCTTCTACTTGTCGCTGATATTTTTTGCCATAAAATTCACTTTCGCTAAACTTTTTGAGAAACTCTAAGTCGCTACTTGTATATTTTGCCTCGATGTCTGCTAAATGAGATTTATAATTTTCTAAGTTTAATGGAATTATGCGACTTTGATTTTCTAGATAGTTTAAGGCAATCGTGTAGTCTGATAAGTTGATTAAATTATTTGTGAGAGTTTCTTGGAGTTTACTTAATTTTAAGCTGTTGGTTTGCAGTAACTTTGGTAATTCGATTGTCTGGTTAATCGATGGTTGAATTTCGATATATTCTTTTTTGAGAATCTGTTTTTGATAGCGACTTTGATAATATGACCAAACTACTTTATGACGATATTGCCATAAACGTAATAAATCATAATATACATTTTGTACTTGTTTGCTCATCTCATCTGGTGAAATATGTTCAGGAAACAACCAAATTAAGATGTGATAGCTTGATTTTCTAAATTCATCCCAAAATTCTTTACCATCTACGCCTAAATTTTGTGGACAATACCACAATTCAAAAATCGTACCTTCTTGGAACTTTCCCTTGCCAATAAAATCCCTTTGCCATTTGTAATCACTAACAATTTTGGTGTAACATTCTTTGGCTATCTCTTCAACTTCTGTCTCTGTTTTAGTATTCGTTAGCTTTCCCCAAAGTAACCACGTTTGTCCAATTGTGCCTGTTTGCTGAGATAAGCGATTAGTAATTTCTTCTTTAAGTTTCTTAAAAGGTGCGTTGTCAATATCTTGATTAGCATAATTAGGCTCACCGTTAGCATCTAATTGACCAGAATAGTCAACTTGCAGCGCGTAAGTATCACCAATTTGCAGCGGATAATAATAGCCATCTAGAGGTGATGGAAAGCCTCTTTTTTGGGCTTTACCGAGCAACTCAATTACATCTCCACCATTATTTTTATGCTTCAGGAATTCTTGGTACTTTTCCTGAAAGCTTGCTTTCTTTAAATCGCCATATATTTTCCGACAAAAATCTTGGCAATTCCCGTTGATTTTTGTCTCATCTTCTCCTAAACCATCTTTTAAATCGTAGAGGAATAAATCAATACTGGGATAAATAATTTTCTCATTCATTTTCTATTCTGCCATTAATGAAGTCCCAAACCCTTTGGAGAAGATTTGGTTTTACAGCTATCTTTGCAGCAGCTACCGAATTATTGTTACTAAAAACATTAAATACTGCGTTCGTTAATTCCGCAGTTTGTTCAGTTGGTAAAGGTAGAGGTGATCCACCTCTATTACATTCGCTAGAATTTTCTTCAATTCTCGCAAATTCTATTTGATAAATTTTATCTAAGGGTGGGTAACTTTCTGCGATCGTGTCTAAATTTCCAATACTATCAGGATCGGTTATTAAGCCTTTACTAATATCATTTAGCTGAGTTTGGATGTTTTCTGGCAAAGGTTCATCCAATTGTTTGAGGGCAGTCAGGAAGACTGTCAGAGTAATTATGTTGTTAGGCTTCATAGGTTTTTGAAATGATTATATACACGTGAGTCTTATCAAGGAAACCTCTCTCCAAACCTCTCCCATAAAAGGGTAGAGACTTTGAATTTTCTCCCTTTCCGCTTGCTCGGTGGTTAGGTTTTTTGTTGATTTTTCCACATTGCATCAAAAATCAATTATATCCACCAGTAATTGTGAAAGCTGCCCAATAGTAAGGATGTTTAAAACGTTGCTGTTTCTTCTCTGATAGCTCCATTTGACTAATTTGATTGAGTTTTCTTCTGATAAAAGGACGGAGAGTTGTTTCATTTGATGGTAACTTAGCCAAGATTACTCGATAAATTCTTTCGAGTTGACTAAATGTTAAATTACGTAACCATTTTGTTGCTTTATTGAGGGCAACTGCTGGTGTTTTGCCTTTCTTTATTTGCCAGTAAAAGTAAATCATCAAAAAACAACTAGCATCGTCAGTCACAGTCCATAATGTGCTAACAACATCGGTAACGCCCTGATAGAGAAAGGCACTGACTAAACCAACATATTCAGCAGTGATAGTTTGGTTGCTAGTGATAGCAGTTTCACAAGATGAAAGGCTAACTAGTTGATATCCTTTGAGGCTCTCAATATTGCAAATTTCCTCTAAAGTCAGAAACTCTTTGGCACTAAGAGCCAAAGCAGATTTTTTAGGATTATCGAAGTTATAGGTGCTATGTCCTGTAAAGTGAAAAATACTGTAACTATCTTTTAGGGCTGCTTTAAGTGTGGTATTCGTCACAGCTTCTCCAGAAATTCGCTTGGGCGTAGGGTTTTGGAATAGCTGGGTAATAGCAGCAGATTCGATTTCTGCATGAGGCAAAATAGAAAAATCTTCACTGTCGGGATGTTCTACACTCAATAGGGGCAATTCACCAATTGCTCGGAGATTTGTTTGCTTTAACCTTTGTAAGGTAATACCTATTTGGGCGCTAGGCAAATAGGTAATGGTGAAGTTATCTGTAAATATTGCATGGAGTGGTAAGCGGTGCAAATCACGATGAGGAATGAGAATTAAATTTGTGATGCCGTTTAATTCTTCTTGAATAGCAGAAATATAGAGGATATTTTTCAACTCTTGAAGTTTCTCTGGCATCAACTGTCGCCAAGGTTGGTTTTTGTGGCTTTGTTCGTCTTTTGCCTTGTCTCGATAATCGGCGTATTGTTCATTCCAATTTTTCACCCAGCCTTCAAAATTTTGTAAACGTTGCGCTTGAGTCACAAACTCGGTTTCTCCCAAGACAATCGGTGATGATGCGTTGTGTTTAAGAATGAAAGTGTGTAGGGCGTGAGGGCTGAGATGCCAGTAAATAATAGCAGTTGAGGGATTAAGTAGTTGTTGCATTTCTGAATAACTCAGAGATGAACTTTCATCACTCCATCCATCCAAAAGCCAACGCAAGCAAGTATTTTTGCCCTCTTCTGCTAATTCAATCGCTTGCAGCAAATCTCCAGACTGCACAGCTAAATCAACAGTTAATTGTTGAATCCAGGCAAATTTCAGAGCTAGTTGTTTTTTACTTTTATCATAGCGATTTGATTCATTTAATAATAAGTGCCGCAATAAATCAGTACCCTGTCGTTGGAGTTCTATAGCTTCGGTTGTTTCCCTCAAATCCAACTGGACGCGAATTAAATCTTCTAAAATTTTTAGATGTAATTCAGGAAAATCTTTTGCTGTGAGAGTTTGTAGTGCTTTTTTGTAACTGTTGACGGCTTTGCGCCAAAAATAGCGAGGATTAGAATTTCCTTGCGCTTGGAAGTAATGAGCATCACCTATCCTTTGATGCAACAAGCCCCTACCTTCTGAGTGGGTGTCTTGCTGACAATGCTTCAACCCTTCCTCGTAGCTTGCCAATTCACCCTCATAGCCACGCTTGTTTAAATCAAGATTGTTAAATTTTAAAGCGAGGTTGGGTGCTGCTGCATTAGCTAAAGTAAATATGAAAGAGAAATCTGTCCTCTCTCCAGTTCCGTTTCTTGTGGCAAATCCCCGGTTAATCCAAGCTTCGTGGTCGTCGGGCTTGATTCTGAGGGCATTATCGAAGGATGCGATCGCTTCTTCATGGTGTCCTAATTTACGCAGCGATACTTTACCCAGCGCCACACCCTGGCCAATCCAAGCTTTGTGATCGTCGGGTTTGAGCTTGAGGGCTTTGCTGAAAGATGCGATCGCTTCTTCAAATCGCCCTATTTTACCAAGCGATAAACCCTGGTTGTACCAAGTTAAGTGATCGTCGGGCTTGATTTTGAGGGCTTTGCCAAAGGATGCGATCGCTTCTTCAAATCGCCCTAAATCCATCAACGTATTACCCCGGTTGTACCAAGCTTCGTGGTCGTCAGGTTTGATTTTGATAGGACTGTCAAAAGATGTGATCGCTTCTTCATGTTGCCCTAATTTCTCCAGCGTCAAACCCCGGTTGTACCTAGCTTCGTGGTCGTCAGGTTTGATTTTTAGGGCACTGTCAAAAGATGCGATCGATTCTTCAAATCGCTCCAATTTCTCCAGCGCCACACCCCGGCCAATCCAAGCTTGGTGGAAGTCAGGTTCGATTTTGAGGCTACTGTCAAAGGATGCGATCGCTTCTTCATGTTGCCCTGATTTACCCAGCGCTACACCCCGGTTGAACCAAGCTTCGTGGTTATCGGGTTTGATTTTTAGGGCACTGTCAAAAGATGCGATCGCTTCTTCAAATTCCCCTAAATTATCCTGCGCGATACCACGAAATTCCCAGCCTACGGAAGCGACATCATCGTCATTTACATCTATAGATAGGAGAGCAAAAGTGCGCTTAAAGAAGGACAAAGCCGCTTCAAATTCACCAGACTCGTACTTTTTATAGCCTACGACAAACAAAGCTTTAATCGCTTCTTCTCTCTTTTCTTCTTCTCTTGTGTCCTCTGCGCCTTTGTGGTTCGTTCCTCCTCCCAAGCGCCTCCCAATATCATAAGCAACAATACTAACTTCCCCGATACTCAACTTACCCAGCCGCACCATTCGCGTTGCTAACTCATCATTTGGTATAGATGAAGCTAACAATCCTTCGCCAAAACCTTGCAACCACTCCACCAAACGAGTCTCATTGATGCGTTTTGCAACCAAAAAACCTTTTGCTCCTCCTCTACTCAAACCATCATTGATCTCTGTCAACAACTGGAGAAACAACAATTCATACTCCGCATCTGTTAGTTGTTTCGGTGGTTCTACTTTTGTCTGTTCTTTTAAAGGAGGAGTCTGCTTGTTGCCAAATAAACGCTGAAAAGACCTCTTGAGCCACTGCCAGAGCTGCTTGAGCATTGCCGCAACCATATATTGCTTTTGTTGTTGTGTATCTTAGCAATTTTACTGAAAAAAAGTGGGGTGCGAAAGTATAATTTTTTTAATTGGAGATTGGGACTGAGAAGATAAGGTAAAAGTAAAGTGAGTTAATTTTTGCAAGCCGATGCAATGCCATTGTTAGCCAAAACAATGCCATTGTTAGTCAATACAATGACATTGTTAGCCGATGCAATGGCAATGTAACCCAAAACAATCGCATTGTCAGCTTATAGTTTAGATAAACAAAAATATTTACAGTCATTGCAA encodes:
- a CDS encoding glutathione S-transferase family protein, translated to MLELYQWELSQYSEKVRLILDFKGLDYRKIEVTPGIGQVELFRLTGQKQVPVLKDRNRYIADSTEIAKYLDLEYPDRPIIPQDPKKRGLTLLIEEWADESIGIKGRKALFAAVSQDQNFRKSLLPTSTPDIFKSLVGGVPSDLLTVLGFGVGYSPDVIQSAIASLKQDLEALTLLLADSPYLTGDEPTLADLAVAGLSILLKFPSGPYLDLPASIRGKGLPIFSENIDYEPFFTWRDRLYAQFRRPLISTTSATGSAPTSIQID
- a CDS encoding tetratricopeptide repeat protein, yielding MLKQLWQWLKRSFQRLFGNKQTPPLKEQTKVEPPKQLTDAEYELLFLQLLTEINDGLSRGGAKGFLVAKRINETRLVEWLQGFGEGLLASSIPNDELATRMVRLGKLSIGEVSIVAYDIGRRLGGGTNHKGAEDTREEEKREEAIKALFVVGYKKYESGEFEAALSFFKRTFALLSIDVNDDDVASVGWEFRGIAQDNLGEFEEAIASFDSALKIKPDNHEAWFNRGVALGKSGQHEEAIASFDSSLKIEPDFHQAWIGRGVALEKLERFEESIASFDSALKIKPDDHEARYNRGLTLEKLGQHEEAITSFDSPIKIKPDDHEAWYNRGNTLMDLGRFEEAIASFGKALKIKPDDHLTWYNQGLSLGKIGRFEEAIASFSKALKLKPDDHKAWIGQGVALGKVSLRKLGHHEEAIASFDNALRIKPDDHEAWINRGFATRNGTGERTDFSFIFTLANAAAPNLALKFNNLDLNKRGYEGELASYEEGLKHCQQDTHSEGRGLLHQRIGDAHYFQAQGNSNPRYFWRKAVNSYKKALQTLTAKDFPELHLKILEDLIRVQLDLRETTEAIELQRQGTDLLRHLLLNESNRYDKSKKQLALKFAWIQQLTVDLAVQSGDLLQAIELAEEGKNTCLRWLLDGWSDESSSLSYSEMQQLLNPSTAIIYWHLSPHALHTFILKHNASSPIVLGETEFVTQAQRLQNFEGWVKNWNEQYADYRDKAKDEQSHKNQPWRQLMPEKLQELKNILYISAIQEELNGITNLILIPHRDLHRLPLHAIFTDNFTITYLPSAQIGITLQRLKQTNLRAIGELPLLSVEHPDSEDFSILPHAEIESAAITQLFQNPTPKRISGEAVTNTTLKAALKDSYSIFHFTGHSTYNFDNPKKSALALSAKEFLTLEEICNIESLKGYQLVSLSSCETAITSNQTITAEYVGLVSAFLYQGVTDVVSTLWTVTDDASCFLMIYFYWQIKKGKTPAVALNKATKWLRNLTFSQLERIYRVILAKLPSNETTLRPFIRRKLNQISQMELSEKKQQRFKHPYYWAAFTITGGYN
- a CDS encoding RNA polymerase sigma factor, RpoD/SigA family: MPTVNTQTENLNTKFTADMVRTYLREIGRVALLTREQEIVFGKQVQQMMTLIDAKEALAKKLQREPSSQEWADHVQKSETEIQQTVAQGKRAKQKMIEANLRLVVAIAKKYQKRNMEFLDLIQEGTLGLERGVEKFDPMRGYKFSTYAYWWIRQAITRAIAQQGRTIRLPIHITEKLNKIKKVQRELAQTLGRSPTPAEIAKELELEPAQIREYLNMARQPVSLDVKVGDNQDTELQEMLEDNGPSPEYYTNQEFLRQDLNNLLAELTPQQREVVALRFGLEDGNEMSLAKVGERLNLSRERVRQLEHQALAHLRRRRANVKEYVAS
- a CDS encoding helicase HerA domain-containing protein; the protein is MNSGQPLGSVIQGSLTEGLEVRLHPDISVEDMRVGKFLVVQGMRSRFFCMLTDVALGAANARIIANPPSWEDTFLRDVLAGSGTYGTINLAPMLMFTPESEESFSPTNGKSANPFLPSVKGLASFVPQTSTTMELLPVKTIPSHFSQVYEASVDDFRRVFGWEDDPQRRNFSIGKPLDMDVPVCIDLNRFVERSNGVFGKSGTGKSFLTRLLLAGVIRKNAAVNLIFDMHSEYGWEAVAEGKNVNTVKGLKQLFPSKVEVYTLDPESTKRRGVRDAQELYLSYEQIEVEDIKLCSRDLGLSDAALDNANILYSEFGKSWIVQLLNMTNEEIEMFCDEKRGHKGSIMALQRKLLRMDSLKYMRAVCPQNYISKIVQCLESGKNVVIEFGSQSNMLSYMLVTNMITRRIHEHYVKKADKFLQSKNPNDRPTPLMITIEEAHRFLDPAIVQSTIFGTIARELRKYFVTLLVVDQRPSGIDNEVMSQIGTRITALLNDEKDIDAIFTGVSGGSGLRSVLAKLDSKQQALILGHAVPMPVVVRTRPYDATFYEEIGEPAWEEKPDAEVFAAAELAKADLGF